A DNA window from Actinomadura coerulea contains the following coding sequences:
- a CDS encoding metal-dependent hydrolase, with the protein MTQHAIQTRRVAFDHPKGSLRRHYVDGDLVMSHLVALLSATFPPGEDFFVRSVRHYRDRVTDPDLAAQVRGFIGQEVVHGREHDHLNRTLRAMGYPTHRISAVVARDLRLADRFLPPIVRLGFTAGLEHYTATVAECLLTDPRARELLGDTSVRSILLWHALEESEHKAVAFDVFRQVGGTERTRIRTMRVISAGFLFLMVTGTFISLLGDPATYRPGRLRRSLAALRHSPFLKREVIRRLRAYNRPGFHPDDFDSTELLERWREELFGAEGTLTANLK; encoded by the coding sequence ATGACCCAGCACGCCATCCAGACCCGCCGGGTCGCCTTCGACCACCCGAAAGGATCCCTGCGCCGCCACTACGTGGACGGCGACCTGGTCATGAGCCACCTCGTGGCCCTGCTGTCCGCGACGTTCCCGCCGGGCGAGGACTTCTTCGTCCGCTCGGTGCGGCACTACCGCGACCGCGTCACCGACCCGGACCTCGCCGCTCAGGTGCGCGGCTTCATCGGGCAGGAGGTCGTCCACGGCCGCGAGCACGACCACCTGAACAGGACCCTGCGCGCGATGGGGTACCCGACCCACCGGATCTCCGCCGTCGTCGCGCGCGACCTCCGCCTCGCCGACCGCTTCCTGCCGCCGATCGTCCGCCTCGGCTTCACCGCCGGGCTGGAGCACTACACCGCGACCGTGGCGGAGTGCCTGCTCACCGACCCCCGCGCGCGGGAACTGCTCGGCGACACCAGCGTCCGGTCGATCCTGCTGTGGCACGCGCTGGAGGAGTCCGAGCACAAGGCCGTCGCGTTCGACGTCTTCCGGCAGGTCGGCGGCACGGAGCGCACCCGCATCCGGACCATGCGGGTCATCAGCGCGGGTTTCCTGTTCCTCATGGTCACCGGCACGTTCATCTCGCTGCTGGGCGACCCCGCCACGTACCGTCCCGGACGTCTGCGCCGCAGCCTCGCCGCGCTCCGGCACTCGCCGTTCCTCAAGCGCGAGGTGATCCGGCGGCTGCGCGCCTACAACAGGCCCGGCTTCCACCCGGACGACTTCGACAGCACCGAACTGCTGGAACGCTGGCGCGAGGAGCTGTTCGGCGCCGAGGGGACCCTCACCGCCAACCTCAAGTGA
- a CDS encoding DUF998 domain-containing protein, protein MATATPAAAPAAPSARAARRTSRALVAGALAGPLFFASAVTQMVLREGFDITRHPISQLATGDLGWIQIVTFVLAGLGGVALATGLKRTVTEGAGRRTLPVFVAIFGIGLVAAGLLPMDPEKGFPVGTPEGPVAQMSWHGVAHSVAAAVAFTSLAIAAIVMTVRHVRRRAVRPAVLNGAVALVLLVPMSPDHMSLQIALNGVVAFTWTTVVALHSRRQAMPSGRHGMHSG, encoded by the coding sequence ATGGCCACCGCCACTCCCGCCGCCGCCCCCGCCGCCCCTTCGGCCCGTGCCGCCCGCCGGACGTCCCGTGCCCTGGTCGCCGGCGCGCTCGCCGGGCCGCTGTTCTTCGCCTCGGCCGTCACCCAGATGGTCCTGCGCGAAGGCTTCGACATCACTCGGCATCCCATCAGCCAACTCGCCACCGGTGATCTCGGCTGGATCCAGATCGTCACGTTCGTCCTCGCGGGGCTGGGCGGGGTCGCCCTTGCCACCGGACTCAAGCGCACGGTCACCGAGGGCGCCGGCCGGCGGACGCTGCCCGTCTTCGTCGCGATCTTCGGGATCGGGCTGGTCGCCGCCGGGCTTCTCCCGATGGATCCGGAGAAGGGCTTCCCGGTCGGCACCCCGGAGGGGCCGGTCGCCCAGATGTCCTGGCACGGGGTCGCGCACTCGGTCGCGGCGGCCGTCGCCTTCACCTCCCTCGCCATCGCGGCCATCGTGATGACCGTCCGGCACGTGCGGCGGCGGGCCGTGCGGCCCGCCGTCCTGAACGGCGCCGTCGCGCTCGTCCTGCTGGTGCCCATGTCACCGGACCACATGAGCCTGCAGATCGCCCTGAACGGCGTGGTCGCCTTCACCTGGACGACCGTCGTCGCGCTGCACTCGCGCCGCCAGGCCATGCCCTCGGGCCGCCACGGCATGCACTCGGGCTGA
- a CDS encoding ATP-binding protein yields MTEGMERLGEPIGFTGEGDGGRRARRAVRERAAKVFADETLLDDVELMTAEGVANAILHGSGLISVTIATDGRWLRVEVSDDGPAQADPNGPPRLDHGRGLTVIDALAGEWGLDQTPHRTRLWFVIDGRHSPAPV; encoded by the coding sequence GTGACCGAGGGGATGGAACGGCTCGGCGAACCGATCGGCTTCACCGGGGAGGGCGACGGCGGCCGCCGCGCCCGCCGCGCCGTCCGCGAGCGCGCCGCGAAGGTCTTCGCGGACGAGACGCTCCTCGACGACGTCGAGCTGATGACCGCCGAGGGCGTCGCCAACGCCATCCTGCACGGGTCCGGCCTCATCAGCGTCACGATCGCCACCGACGGGCGGTGGCTCCGCGTCGAGGTGTCCGACGACGGTCCCGCCCAGGCCGACCCGAACGGCCCGCCCCGCCTCGACCACGGCCGCGGCCTCACCGTCATCGACGCCCTGGCGGGCGAATGGGGCCTGGACCAGACCCCCCACCGCACCCGCCTGTGGTTCGTCATCGACGGCCGCCACTCACCCGCCCCCGTCTAA
- a CDS encoding MDR family MFS transporter, with amino-acid sequence MSHRQILEALSGLLLVLFVAMLSSTVVSTALPQIIGALKGSQSQYTWVVTATLLVSTASTPIWGKLADLYDKKTLLQAGVGIFVLASVASGFAQSTPQLIAFRAVQGLGVGALQILVQIIMAAMISPRDRGRYYGYLGGVMAVATVGGPLLGGLIVDSALGWRWCFFIGVPFAVVAFGLLQKTLRLPHVRRPNVRIDYLGATLIAAGVSVLLIWVTFVGENFAWLSWQTAAMAGSGVVLLAAAVWVESRVAEPIVPLDIVARRNTALAITASLAVGMAMFGGAVFLGQYFQIGRGYSPTKAGLLTFPMMLGVFGASTVAGRLASKTGKVKPYILLGTVVLTAGFGLLATIDHQTSLVFIGAAMFLVGAGVGMTMQNLVLVVQNSVRLHEIGAASGTVTFFRSLGGTVGVSVLGAVLANQVADRIADGLRRLGVNPGAGGGDAGTLDIRALPAPVQEVVRAAYGDATGHIFLISAAIAIVGIVAAAFLKPVTLRDSLDLGGSPEPAKGDVPAPAAEGRALSGS; translated from the coding sequence ATGTCGCACCGCCAGATCCTCGAAGCGCTCAGCGGCCTGCTGCTGGTGCTGTTCGTGGCGATGCTGAGCAGCACCGTCGTGTCCACCGCGCTGCCGCAGATCATCGGCGCCCTCAAGGGCAGCCAGTCGCAGTACACCTGGGTCGTCACCGCGACCCTGCTCGTGTCGACCGCCAGTACCCCGATCTGGGGCAAGCTGGCCGACCTCTACGACAAGAAGACGCTGCTCCAGGCGGGCGTCGGCATCTTCGTCCTGGCGTCGGTGGCGTCCGGGTTCGCGCAGAGCACCCCGCAGCTCATCGCGTTCCGCGCGGTGCAGGGCCTCGGTGTCGGCGCGCTGCAGATCCTCGTCCAGATCATCATGGCGGCGATGATCAGCCCGCGGGACCGGGGCCGCTACTACGGCTACCTCGGCGGCGTGATGGCCGTCGCCACGGTCGGCGGGCCGCTGCTCGGCGGCCTCATCGTCGACTCCGCGCTCGGCTGGCGCTGGTGCTTCTTCATCGGCGTGCCGTTCGCGGTCGTGGCCTTCGGGCTCCTGCAGAAGACCCTGCGGCTCCCGCACGTCCGGCGGCCGAACGTCAGGATCGACTACCTGGGCGCGACGCTCATCGCCGCCGGGGTCAGCGTGCTGCTGATCTGGGTCACCTTCGTCGGCGAGAACTTCGCCTGGCTGTCGTGGCAGACGGCCGCGATGGCCGGGTCCGGCGTCGTGCTGCTCGCCGCGGCCGTGTGGGTCGAGTCCCGCGTGGCGGAGCCGATCGTCCCGCTGGACATCGTGGCGCGCCGCAACACCGCGCTCGCGATCACGGCCAGCCTGGCCGTCGGCATGGCGATGTTCGGCGGCGCCGTCTTCCTCGGCCAGTACTTCCAGATCGGTCGCGGCTACAGCCCGACCAAGGCGGGCCTGCTCACCTTCCCGATGATGCTCGGCGTGTTCGGCGCCTCCACCGTGGCCGGGCGCCTCGCCAGCAAGACCGGCAAGGTCAAGCCCTACATCCTCCTCGGGACGGTCGTGCTGACCGCCGGGTTCGGCCTGCTCGCCACCATCGACCACCAGACGTCGCTCGTCTTCATCGGCGCCGCGATGTTCCTGGTCGGCGCCGGGGTCGGCATGACGATGCAGAACCTCGTCCTCGTCGTGCAGAACTCGGTCCGCCTCCACGAGATCGGAGCCGCGAGCGGGACGGTCACGTTCTTCCGCTCCCTCGGCGGGACGGTCGGCGTCTCCGTGCTCGGCGCCGTCCTGGCGAACCAGGTCGCGGACCGGATCGCCGACGGGCTGCGCAGGCTCGGGGTGAACCCGGGGGCCGGCGGCGGCGACGCCGGCACGCTCGACATCCGCGCCCTGCCCGCGCCCGTGCAGGAGGTCGTCCGGGCCGCCTACGGCGACGCCACCGGCCACATCTTCCTGATCTCCGCGGCGATCGCGATCGTCGGCATCGTCGCGGCGGCGTTCCTCAAGCCGGTGACGCTGCGCGACAGCCTCGACCTCGGCGGCTCGCCGGAACCCGCGAAGGGGGACGTCCCCGCGCCCGCCGCGGAGGGCCGCGCCTTGTCAGGCTCCTGA
- a CDS encoding serine hydrolase domain-containing protein, producing MSRISNSRISRSRLSRPRLSITASLASATVLVAGASLVAAPAASAAPAGPHGLDRKVRTAADRLVADGAPGVIVMTRRGGRVSHVAAGVSDKATGAPMDHRLLFRIASVTKSFTSTVVLQLAAERRLSLDDTVEAWLPGVVAGHGNDGSKITIRQLLAQTSGLNDYTPDPRVMSDPTRAWTPEELIAIAMEKPPQYAPGTGWNYSNTNYILAGMVIEKATGRSVGTEFQRRVFEPLRLRHTSYPTTDSSFPGRYVHGYYYDYGDVSTLISPSSARTSGGIVSTVDDVARFHRALFTGKLLPPKQMREMRNVRPVNDDGVVEDYGLGVARIKFSCGYAWGHDGGFPGYRTWTYTSADGRSQAVITYNESKLEYDKTFRADLAKAADTAFCA from the coding sequence ATGTCGCGCATCTCCAACTCGCGCATCTCCAGGTCGCGGCTCTCCAGGCCGCGGCTGTCCATCACCGCCTCGCTCGCCTCGGCCACCGTCCTGGTCGCCGGGGCGTCCCTCGTCGCGGCCCCGGCGGCGAGCGCGGCACCGGCGGGCCCGCACGGGCTCGACCGGAAGGTGCGGACCGCCGCGGACCGGCTCGTCGCCGACGGCGCCCCCGGCGTGATCGTGATGACCCGCCGCGGCGGGCGCGTCTCGCACGTGGCCGCGGGGGTGTCCGACAAGGCCACCGGCGCCCCGATGGACCACCGGCTGCTGTTCCGGATCGCCAGCGTGACCAAGTCGTTCACCTCGACGGTCGTGCTGCAACTCGCCGCCGAGCGCCGCCTGTCGCTGGACGACACCGTGGAGGCGTGGCTGCCGGGCGTCGTCGCGGGCCACGGCAACGACGGTTCGAAGATCACCATCCGGCAGCTGCTCGCGCAGACCAGCGGCCTGAACGACTACACGCCCGATCCGCGAGTGATGTCCGACCCCACGCGAGCCTGGACGCCGGAGGAGCTCATCGCGATCGCGATGGAGAAGCCGCCGCAGTACGCGCCCGGGACGGGCTGGAACTACTCCAACACCAACTACATCCTGGCCGGGATGGTCATCGAGAAGGCGACCGGGCGTTCGGTGGGCACCGAGTTCCAGCGGCGCGTCTTCGAGCCGCTGCGGCTGCGGCACACCTCCTACCCGACGACCGACTCCTCGTTCCCCGGCCGCTACGTGCACGGGTACTACTACGACTACGGGGACGTGAGCACGCTCATCAGCCCGTCCAGCGCGAGGACGTCCGGCGGCATCGTCAGCACGGTCGACGACGTGGCCCGCTTCCACCGCGCCCTGTTCACCGGCAAGCTGCTGCCGCCGAAGCAGATGCGCGAGATGCGGAACGTCCGGCCGGTCAACGACGACGGGGTCGTGGAGGACTACGGCCTCGGCGTCGCCCGCATCAAGTTCTCCTGCGGGTACGCGTGGGGCCACGACGGCGGCTTCCCCGGCTACCGGACCTGGACCTACACCAGCGCCGACGGACGCAGCCAGGCCGTCATCACCTACAACGAGTCCAAGCTGGAGTACGACAAGACCTTCCGGGCCGACCTCGCCAAGGCCGCCGACACCGCCTTCTGCGCCTGA
- a CDS encoding TetR/AcrR family transcriptional regulator gives MENTGGLRERKKEATRRALHEAATRLAVEHGLDEVTVEAIADAAGVSRRTFSNYFAGKEDALLYGDEQRMNAVLETFASRPPGESSWTALRASLDALHAETGDLDPRWAAQTRLARKHPSVLGRQLASYAEFERALADLIASRDGLPRLRARVMAGAFMTALRVASVTWIEEQPVRPLAEVAAETLTEMAREFR, from the coding sequence ATGGAGAACACCGGCGGGCTGCGCGAGCGCAAGAAGGAGGCGACGCGACGCGCCCTGCACGAGGCCGCGACGCGACTCGCCGTCGAGCACGGCCTGGACGAGGTCACCGTCGAGGCCATCGCCGACGCCGCGGGCGTGTCCCGCCGCACCTTCTCCAACTACTTCGCCGGCAAGGAGGACGCCCTCCTCTACGGCGACGAGCAGCGGATGAACGCCGTGCTGGAGACCTTCGCGTCCCGCCCGCCCGGCGAGTCGTCATGGACGGCGCTGCGCGCCTCCCTGGACGCCCTCCACGCGGAGACCGGCGACCTGGACCCCCGGTGGGCCGCGCAGACCCGCCTCGCCCGCAAGCACCCGTCCGTGCTCGGGCGGCAGCTCGCCAGCTACGCCGAGTTCGAGCGCGCCCTCGCCGACCTGATCGCCTCCCGGGACGGCCTCCCCCGCCTGCGCGCCCGCGTCATGGCCGGCGCCTTCATGACCGCGCTGCGCGTCGCGTCCGTGACCTGGATCGAGGAGCAGCCCGTCCGCCCCCTCGCCGAGGTCGCCGCCGAGACCCTCACGGAGATGGCCCGCGAGTTCCGCTGA
- a CDS encoding YciI family protein, whose amino-acid sequence MKYLLLSYTPAAAWDAATADAPSEEALAAFAEYQKFEQELTETGEFVATEGLGHPVVSTTVRRSPDGVVATDGPFAELKEVLASFAVIDVAGRERAVEIASRIVEVLGEPIEIRPIMGEEFTE is encoded by the coding sequence TTGAAGTACCTGCTGCTCAGCTACACCCCGGCCGCCGCCTGGGACGCCGCCACCGCCGACGCTCCGTCGGAGGAGGCGCTCGCCGCGTTCGCCGAATACCAGAAGTTCGAGCAGGAGCTGACCGAGACCGGCGAGTTCGTCGCCACCGAGGGGCTCGGCCACCCGGTGGTCAGCACGACGGTGCGCAGGTCGCCGGACGGCGTCGTCGCGACCGACGGGCCGTTCGCCGAGCTCAAGGAGGTCCTGGCCAGCTTCGCGGTGATAGACGTGGCGGGCCGGGAACGCGCCGTGGAGATCGCCTCGCGGATCGTCGAGGTGCTCGGGGAGCCCATCGAGATCCGGCCGATCATGGGGGAGGAGTTCACGGAATGA
- a CDS encoding SCO6745 family protein: MAEDPGFARQMWHQLEPLHALFWYSPDVFAEARALGYDVETRWPSYFAWRAAPLGAAGGEAVSAAFYSFSPRMVAEHIPAAWAVAPPGRVLEARLRAVDRMYRTLLGDDVGNPDLAEAAELARAAAEAASTAGRPIAAANADLPWPDEPHLVLWHAIGILREQRGDGHVAALLTRGLDPVEALVSFAAVGAAPAETFASRGWTDEEWTAARDRLASRGLVDADGAATVRGSELRDDVERTTDDLAYEPWRTLGAPKADRLAQLTMPILVKVLETGLMPARNTLGIGRIQAPPR; encoded by the coding sequence ATGGCGGAGGATCCCGGTTTCGCACGGCAGATGTGGCACCAGCTCGAACCCCTGCACGCCCTGTTCTGGTACTCCCCGGACGTCTTCGCCGAGGCGCGGGCGCTCGGATACGACGTGGAGACGCGCTGGCCGAGCTACTTCGCCTGGCGCGCCGCGCCGCTCGGCGCCGCGGGAGGCGAGGCCGTGTCGGCCGCCTTCTACAGCTTCAGCCCCCGGATGGTGGCCGAGCACATCCCCGCCGCCTGGGCGGTCGCGCCGCCCGGCCGCGTCCTGGAGGCCCGCCTGCGCGCCGTCGACCGCATGTACCGGACGCTCCTCGGCGACGACGTCGGAAACCCGGACCTGGCCGAGGCCGCCGAGCTGGCCCGCGCAGCCGCCGAGGCGGCGAGCACCGCCGGACGCCCGATCGCCGCCGCCAACGCCGACCTGCCCTGGCCGGACGAGCCGCACCTCGTCCTGTGGCACGCCATCGGCATCCTGCGCGAGCAGCGCGGGGACGGCCACGTGGCCGCGCTCCTCACCCGCGGGCTCGACCCGGTCGAGGCGCTGGTGTCGTTCGCCGCCGTCGGGGCCGCGCCCGCGGAGACGTTCGCGAGCCGCGGCTGGACGGACGAGGAGTGGACCGCCGCCCGCGACCGCCTCGCCTCCCGCGGGCTCGTCGACGCGGACGGCGCCGCGACCGTCCGCGGGAGCGAACTGCGCGACGACGTCGAGCGGACGACCGACGACCTCGCCTACGAGCCGTGGCGGACGCTCGGCGCCCCCAAGGCCGACCGGCTGGCGCAGCTCACGATGCCGATCCTGGTGAAGGTCCTGGAGACCGGGCTGATGCCCGCGCGGAACACCCTCGGCATCGGCAGGATCCAAGCGCCGCCCCGCTGA
- a CDS encoding DUF4232 domain-containing protein: MTVTKRTRIRQIGAAGPALGARTLGMRALGTLVLGTLALSACGPGGEDGAGAAAAPVPTPPTAPVPPQRSSPPPPSCTPEGIAVSMNEPDAAMGVRAARIELLNCGRRPYRLDGYPALRVLDGRRQPFNVTAVRGTRQVEDAGPKPLTIRPGRKAEFVIVWRNTVTEADTVAVAGAYLEVRPAPGRPVVIVPAHGPIDLGNTGRLEGTAWRLPTR; this comes from the coding sequence GTGACCGTCACGAAGCGGACCCGTATCCGGCAGATCGGCGCGGCAGGCCCCGCCCTCGGCGCGCGCACCCTCGGCATGCGCGCCCTGGGAACGCTCGTCCTCGGCACGCTCGCCCTCAGCGCGTGCGGCCCCGGCGGCGAGGACGGCGCGGGGGCCGCCGCGGCGCCTGTGCCCACGCCGCCCACCGCGCCCGTGCCGCCGCAGCGCTCGTCGCCGCCTCCGCCCTCCTGCACGCCGGAGGGCATCGCCGTCTCGATGAACGAGCCGGACGCCGCGATGGGCGTGCGCGCGGCGCGGATCGAGCTGCTCAACTGCGGGCGCCGACCGTACCGGCTGGACGGCTACCCGGCGCTGCGCGTCCTCGACGGCCGGCGGCAGCCGTTCAACGTGACGGCCGTGCGCGGCACGAGGCAGGTCGAGGACGCCGGACCGAAGCCGCTGACGATCCGTCCGGGCCGCAAGGCCGAGTTCGTGATCGTCTGGCGGAACACGGTCACCGAGGCGGACACGGTGGCGGTGGCCGGCGCGTACCTCGAAGTCCGCCCGGCCCCCGGACGGCCCGTCGTGATCGTTCCGGCCCACGGCCCGATCGACCTCGGCAACACGGGCCGCCTGGAAGGAACCGCCTGGCGCCTCCCGACCCGGTGA
- a CDS encoding CAP domain-containing protein, which produces MVALTAGVAYGVAGSSDTPADSRPVADRAAPAHTPSPAKTNVTTGKPRGSKTAKRSTVAKKPAKHTTKRPRKKRPVTPTPRSTAPGGGNGSGGGNGGGGTLVQQVVSLTNAERAKNGCGALTVDSRLQAAAQGHSDDMVARDFFDHTNPSGKSPGDRITAAGYRWSTYGENIAYGQRTPAAVMSAWMNSSGHRANILNCTFKNIGVGVTLKSGTPYWTQNFGTR; this is translated from the coding sequence GTGGTGGCACTGACGGCCGGGGTCGCCTACGGCGTCGCCGGCTCCTCCGACACCCCGGCCGACTCCCGCCCGGTCGCCGACCGGGCGGCCCCCGCGCACACCCCGTCCCCCGCCAAGACCAACGTGACAACCGGCAAGCCCAGGGGCTCGAAGACGGCCAAGCGCTCGACCGTCGCGAAGAAACCCGCGAAGCACACCACGAAGCGTCCGCGGAAGAAGCGGCCGGTCACGCCGACGCCCCGCTCCACGGCGCCCGGCGGCGGCAACGGGAGCGGCGGCGGTAACGGAGGCGGCGGCACGCTCGTCCAGCAGGTCGTCTCCCTGACCAACGCCGAGCGCGCCAAGAACGGCTGCGGTGCCCTGACGGTCGACTCCCGGCTCCAGGCCGCCGCGCAGGGCCACTCCGACGACATGGTCGCCCGCGACTTCTTCGACCACACCAACCCCAGCGGCAAGAGCCCCGGTGACCGGATCACCGCCGCCGGGTACCGCTGGTCCACCTACGGCGAGAACATCGCCTACGGCCAGCGGACGCCCGCCGCGGTCATGTCCGCCTGGATGAACAGCTCCGGGCACCGCGCCAACATCCTGAACTGCACGTTCAAGAACATCGGCGTGGGCGTGACGCTCAAGTCCGGGACACCGTACTGGACGCAGAACTTCGGAACCCGCTGA
- a CDS encoding RNA polymerase sigma factor: MNGDVEHLLRTEAPQVLGALVRRFGRFDIAEDAVQEALLAASRDWPAQGVPQDPRSWLIRIGYRRMVDMLRSDQARRRREQEAGMTELAMRAPDRRAGPAPEVDDSLTLLMLCCHPALSTTSQVALTLRAVGGLTTAEIAHAHGTTEATMGTRISRAKQQLARDGVRFTPPAGADRDARMTAVTRVLYLIFNEGYTATAGRELARVDLTREAIRLTRMLHASLPGDAEVTGLLALMLLTDSRRRARTGAGHELVPLDEQDRALWDPGLIREGTELIDGVWNHGAAGPYRLQAAIAAVHAAAASPEETDWPQIAMLYLWLERLTPTAPIRLSRVVAVARAYGPSRGLALLDDLNSRHHLDRDPLTRQRERAVRAHLLQMTGDNASAAALYREAAALTDNQVEQRYLLGKADPLD, from the coding sequence ATGAACGGCGACGTCGAGCATCTGCTGCGCACGGAGGCGCCGCAGGTGCTCGGCGCCCTGGTGCGGCGCTTCGGCCGCTTCGACATCGCCGAGGACGCCGTCCAGGAGGCACTGCTGGCCGCCAGCCGGGACTGGCCCGCCCAGGGCGTGCCGCAGGACCCGCGGAGCTGGCTGATCCGGATCGGCTACCGGCGAATGGTCGACATGCTCCGCTCCGACCAGGCCCGGCGCAGGCGCGAGCAAGAGGCCGGGATGACCGAGCTGGCCATGCGGGCGCCGGACCGTCGAGCCGGTCCCGCGCCGGAGGTCGACGACAGCCTCACGCTCCTGATGCTGTGCTGCCACCCCGCGCTGAGCACCACGTCCCAGGTCGCGCTGACGCTGCGCGCGGTCGGCGGCCTGACGACCGCCGAGATCGCGCACGCCCACGGCACCACCGAGGCCACCATGGGGACGCGGATCAGCCGCGCAAAGCAGCAGCTGGCCCGCGACGGCGTCCGCTTCACTCCCCCGGCCGGCGCCGACCGGGACGCCCGGATGACCGCCGTGACGCGGGTGCTCTACCTGATCTTCAACGAGGGCTACACGGCCACGGCGGGACGTGAGCTCGCCCGCGTCGACCTGACGCGGGAGGCGATCCGGCTGACCCGCATGCTGCACGCCTCGCTACCCGGCGATGCCGAGGTGACGGGCCTGCTGGCGTTGATGCTGCTCACCGACTCCCGGCGCCGCGCGCGCACCGGCGCCGGACATGAACTCGTGCCGCTGGACGAGCAGGACCGCGCGCTCTGGGACCCCGGCCTGATCCGCGAGGGCACCGAGCTGATCGACGGAGTCTGGAACCACGGCGCGGCGGGCCCGTACCGGCTTCAGGCGGCCATCGCCGCCGTGCACGCGGCGGCCGCGTCGCCGGAGGAGACCGACTGGCCGCAGATCGCGATGCTGTACCTCTGGCTCGAACGCCTCACCCCCACCGCGCCGATCCGGCTCAGCCGCGTGGTGGCGGTCGCCCGAGCGTACGGACCGTCCCGGGGCCTGGCCCTCCTGGACGACCTCAACAGCCGCCACCACCTGGACCGGGACCCCCTCACCCGGCAACGCGAACGCGCGGTGCGCGCCCATCTTCTGCAGATGACCGGCGACAACGCGTCCGCCGCCGCTTTGTATCGCGAGGCGGCCGCCCTGACCGACAACCAGGTGGAGCAGCGCTACCTGCTCGGCAAGGCCGACCCCCTCGACTGA
- a CDS encoding sigma-70 family RNA polymerase sigma factor yields the protein MDGGEGRPAGGEERLVAAAQAGDAAARERLVSACLPLVYNVVGRALDGHADVDDVVQDTMLRMLNGLGGLRDPSRFRSWLVAIAMNQVRRRWSANRRRPAVGLDAAYEIADPGGDFVEITIVRLGLSGQRKEIAEATRWLDAADRDVLSLWWLEVSGRLTRTELAAALDVKRRHAAVRVNRMKEQLETGRLVVRALAATPPCPGLAELTASWDGRPTPVWRKRMARHARGCDTCRAHRRRLAPAETLLAGLVLVPPPARLPAADLANAKLSGADVALHASHGARTAAITGTAAVVAAAAVAVWFFAMPGDERPPSAAPASTRVATPSATSASPERPSPTPSRTRRSPKPRKTSKAPLSPGRQVIRLANIQRARHGCRPLRENPMLTRAAQRHSADMAARRELSHDGAGGRDPGARITAAGYRWRAWAENIQRGAATPSSAVSSWMTSTYHRANILNCDYTEIGVGVVSGSGGPWWTQDFASPQ from the coding sequence ATGGACGGCGGCGAAGGGCGGCCGGCCGGCGGCGAGGAGCGGCTGGTCGCGGCGGCGCAGGCGGGGGACGCGGCGGCGCGGGAACGGCTGGTGTCGGCCTGCCTGCCCCTGGTGTACAACGTCGTCGGCCGGGCGCTGGACGGCCACGCCGACGTGGACGACGTCGTCCAGGACACCATGCTCCGGATGCTGAACGGCCTCGGCGGCCTGCGCGACCCGTCGCGGTTCCGGTCCTGGCTCGTGGCGATCGCGATGAATCAGGTGCGGCGGCGGTGGTCGGCGAACCGGAGACGTCCCGCCGTCGGTCTGGACGCGGCGTACGAGATCGCCGATCCGGGCGGCGACTTCGTCGAGATCACCATCGTCCGGCTCGGGCTGTCCGGGCAGCGCAAGGAGATCGCCGAGGCCACCCGGTGGCTGGACGCGGCCGACCGCGACGTGCTCTCGCTTTGGTGGTTAGAGGTCTCGGGCCGGCTGACCCGCACCGAGCTCGCCGCCGCCCTGGACGTGAAGCGGCGGCACGCGGCCGTGCGCGTGAACCGGATGAAGGAGCAGCTGGAGACGGGGCGGCTGGTGGTCCGCGCGCTCGCGGCGACGCCGCCGTGCCCGGGCCTCGCCGAGCTGACGGCCTCATGGGACGGACGGCCCACGCCGGTGTGGCGCAAGCGGATGGCCCGCCACGCGCGCGGCTGCGACACCTGCCGCGCCCACCGGCGCAGGCTCGCCCCGGCCGAGACGCTGCTCGCGGGCCTGGTCCTCGTCCCGCCCCCGGCCCGTCTCCCGGCGGCGGACCTGGCGAATGCCAAGCTGTCGGGCGCGGACGTCGCCCTGCACGCGTCACACGGCGCCCGGACGGCGGCGATCACCGGGACGGCCGCGGTCGTGGCGGCCGCCGCCGTGGCCGTCTGGTTCTTCGCCATGCCCGGCGACGAGCGGCCCCCGTCCGCCGCGCCCGCGAGCACGCGCGTGGCCACCCCGAGCGCGACGTCCGCCTCACCTGAGCGGCCGTCGCCCACCCCGTCCAGGACCCGCCGCTCGCCCAAGCCCCGCAAGACGTCCAAGGCGCCCCTCAGCCCGGGGCGCCAGGTCATCCGGCTCGCCAACATCCAGCGGGCCCGGCACGGCTGCCGGCCCCTGCGTGAGAATCCGATGCTGACCAGGGCGGCCCAGAGGCACTCCGCCGACATGGCCGCCCGCCGCGAGCTCTCCCACGACGGCGCGGGCGGGCGGGACCCGGGCGCCCGCATCACCGCCGCCGGATACCGGTGGCGGGCCTGGGCGGAGAACATCCAGCGGGGCGCCGCCACGCCGTCCTCGGCGGTGTCGAGCTGGATGACCAGCACCTACCACCGCGCCAACATCCTGAACTGCGACTACACCGAGATCGGAGTGGGCGTGGTATCCGGTTCCGGCGGCCCCTGGTGGACGCAGGACTTCGCCTCGCCTCAGTGA